CGGTCCCGAGAGCCCCTGAGCCAACCGACGTCACGCTGACCAGAACCCCGAGAGCGAAGCCCAGCCCGATCGTCAGGCCGGGGCGAGGCCCGGCTGCCGGCTCCGCCGGAAGCAACGCCGGCGCACGCAGTATCCATGGCCGGACGATCAGGGCCGTCGCGGCAAGAATGAGCACCAGACCAAGTATGACAGCACTCAGGCGATTGGCTGCGTCCCCATGGACACCGAGATATCCCAGGCCAAGGAGTGCCAGCGCGGCGCCGGGAAGACTTCCCGTCGCGAGCCGCGCAACGATCCGCCACTCGATCGTATGTTTGAGGCCATGAACGATCGTTCCGACCGATTTCGTTGCGGCCGCGAATAGCAGGTCGGTTCCGATCGCCCGGGAGGGATGTACCCCGAACAGCAGGATCAGCAGCGGCGTCATCAATGCGCCACCACCGACCCCGGTCAGTCCGACTACACACCCGACCACGAAACCCGCCATTATTTCCGGCCACGCCATATGGCCGGTATACCACGAGACCGGCGCAGCGCGCCCCCCGCGCCTGAAATTGCGATCATTGAACGCATGGAACCCCCCACGACCTCGAACGACGAATGGCAAACCCGGAACCGCCATACGCAGATCGAGTGAAAGGCTGAACATTCACCGGCGTGCCGCGCCTACACCGCCTCCGCACCAGAATCCGCAGGTCGAGAGCTGTCGATCCGCCGAAAGCGGATGACACCCGCCGACGAGCGCTTGACGATGCCGACAAAGCTACTCATTTTACTAATATAACTATCCGGGCCCCTCTGGCGAGGACGATGACATGGTGTCGTCCAACCTCGCGATGTCGGATCACCGTACCTAATTCGACGCGTGGCTGAGACGGAATGTGATCCGCACCAATTTTTTTTCGCGATCGGATCATACCATTCTGGCGGCTTCCGCGCTCACGGTGCATCAACTGTGGAGACATCGGCGCGTGGAAAATTGCAGTGTTGATTGTAAACTTATGAACAGTCGTTCGGCCGAGGATGACAACCACCGGGAGAGGCGGTTGGAGTTGTTGATCGGACGCCTGCCGCCCCGCATCCGAAAAGCCGTGCGCTGGTTGCGGCAGCCTTCCAGGCGTTGGGCGCGAATTCCTGCTGGCCTGCTGCTCATCCTGGGCGGTGTGCTCAGCATCCTCCCCATTCTCGGCCTCTGGATGCTGCCGCTCGGTATCGTCCTCCTTTCGGATGACCTGCAATTCCTGCGGAATATGACCGGTCGCATCCTGAAGTGGGTGGAGCACCATCATCCGCAGTGGATGGGCCTCCTTGACCCGCCTGAAGCTGAGGTTCCTGATCCGGGGTAAGCGCGGAAGATCTTTCGAATTATCCCCCCGGCGCTGCCCGAACCGCCGCCGCCGGTATCGATGCTCGTCTGCGGCGCTGCATGCCGAGCAGATCCCGTCAGGTTGACCAACGTTCTGTCGATGCGCTTACAGCAACCGTCGCACTCCGGACGGGTGCGGCGGGAAGCGGGACGGTGCCGCGGGTGGTTACGTCGTTGCTCAATGAACCGGTGGCGGACCGCCCTTGCCCGGCGTCGACCATTGCCGCAATGCTCCGGCCATGCGTGTGTTGCTTATCGAGGATGACGTTCTGATTGGCGACGGGCTGGTAGCAGCACTAAAGGCGGCCGGCATGGCCGTGGACTGGGTCCGCGATGGTTTGGCGGCTCAGGAGGCGCTGCGTGATACGGGATATGCGATCGCGCTGCTCGATCTCGGACTTCCCGGGATGGACGGCATGGCGGTGCTGAGAGCCACCCGGCGCCACGGTGTCGAAACGCCGGTGCTCATCCTCACCGCGCGCGATGCGGTCGAAAGCCGGGTGGCGGGGCTGGATCTGGGCGCCGATGACTACCTGGTGAAGCCGTTCGAGGTGCCCGAGCTCCTGGCCCGAATGCGCGCTTTGTTGCGCCGCCGCGCGGGGCGGGCCACGCCCATGCTGACGACAAGCGAGGCGGCGCTCGATACCGGGACACATGAACTTTCTCATAGCGGGCGGACCGAAACACTACCCGCGAGAGAATATGCGCTCATGCAGGCGCTGATGGAACGGCCGGGCCATATATTGTCGCGCGCACAGATCGAGGAGCGGATTTACGGCTGGGGCGAGGAGGTGGAGAGCAACGCCATGGAAGTGCTGATCCACTCCATCCGGCGTAAATTCGGCAAGGGCGTCATTCTCAACGTCCGTGGCGCGGGGTGGATGGTGCCGAAATGACCCGCGCACGGTCGCTGCGCCGCACCGCCCTGGTCTGGATTACCGCCCTGCTGGCGGTTGCAGGCGTTATCACTGCTGGCGCGGCATATCGGTACAATGAGAGCGAGATGGCGGGATTTCTCGACGGTCAGCTCCGCCAGATCGCCCTGAACGCCGGGCCGGGACTCGCCGTCGACAACGCGCCCACCGCCCCCGACCAGGACCCGGAAGACAGTTTTGCCGTCACCATCTGGGATGTGGCGGGGCATCTGGTGCATCGATCGCTCCCCGGTGCGGATATTCCACTCCAGCCCAGATCCGGCTTTGCCGATGCGCAAGGAGGCGGCGAGACATGGCGCGTCTACACGCTGTACGGCAAAACCGGAGCCGTGCAGGTGGCCCAACGCATGAAAGTGCGCGACGAGATCGCCGGCAACGCGGCAATGGGCGCGGCGCTGCCTGTGCTGCTCCTGATCCCGCTTTCCTGGCTGGTCGTCGGGTTGGCGCTGCATCGCACGTTGCGGCGGCTCGATGGCCTTGCCCACGACCTCGCGACGCGCGGCGCCCTGGCCAAGGACCCGCTGCCGCTCGCGGATTTGCCCGCCGAGCTGAGGCCGCTGGTGGAAGGGATGAACGGACTGATCCTGCGACTGAACGCCGCGCTGGCCGCACAGAAACAGTTTCTGGC
This sequence is a window from Acidiphilium acidophilum. Protein-coding genes within it:
- a CDS encoding sulfite exporter TauE/SafE family protein: MAGFVVGCVVGLTGVGGGALMTPLLILLFGVHPSRAIGTDLLFAAATKSVGTIVHGLKHTIEWRIVARLATGSLPGAALALLGLGYLGVHGDAANRLSAVILGLVLILAATALIVRPWILRAPALLPAEPAAGPRPGLTIGLGFALGVLVSVTSVGSGALGTVALMLLYPRMATSRIVGSDLAHAVPLTVLAGMGHWALGTISFNLLLPLLLGSIPGIILGSVTARYLPDALLRIGLAAVLAVSGYLILIG
- a CDS encoding response regulator, with translation MPGVDHCRNAPAMRVLLIEDDVLIGDGLVAALKAAGMAVDWVRDGLAAQEALRDTGYAIALLDLGLPGMDGMAVLRATRRHGVETPVLILTARDAVESRVAGLDLGADDYLVKPFEVPELLARMRALLRRRAGRATPMLTTSEAALDTGTHELSHSGRTETLPAREYALMQALMERPGHILSRAQIEERIYGWGEEVESNAMEVLIHSIRRKFGKGVILNVRGAGWMVPK
- a CDS encoding ATP-binding protein; translated protein: MTRARSLRRTALVWITALLAVAGVITAGAAYRYNESEMAGFLDGQLRQIALNAGPGLAVDNAPTAPDQDPEDSFAVTIWDVAGHLVHRSLPGADIPLQPRSGFADAQGGGETWRVYTLYGKTGAVQVAQRMKVRDEIAGNAAMGAALPVLLLIPLSWLVVGLALHRTLRRLDGLAHDLATRGALAKDPLPLADLPAELRPLVEGMNGLILRLNAALAAQKQFLADAAHTLRTPIAAMQIEIGNLAANAMATSQRPRFDALAAGARRAGALVNQLLRLARLDEPAQPRRAKFDTAALLLDCVADHSPLACHKGIDLGAAIAPRAMIWGDEEEIRTLFANLIENALTYSAAGGKVDVTLRHTEAGFSAEILDAGPGLPPGAEAHVFERFYRAAPQAAEGSGLGLAIARRIAERHGFGLEVRNRADGASGVLARVTMPDCPT